One region of Polaromonas naphthalenivorans CJ2 genomic DNA includes:
- a CDS encoding efflux RND transporter periplasmic adaptor subunit: MKTRFVISAAGAAFSAALLTFTVPVWASGDHEGGHGAAEADLSVIGSGPKRLPDGSVFLPKPAQRQMGVRTLVGESKQLPRATELSGKVVMDPNAGGKVQALVAGRLQAGPRGLPSVGQAVRKGEVLAYVLPSVAAIERSNQAAQLAELGADRSLANKRLARLKELADTVPRKEIEAAESEVASLGARLAAVGVGLSARDTLVAPVSGVIASANAVAGQVVDARELLFEVIDPSRLRIEALAFDAALAADVGGAFLTVGGQKVPLVFVGASRSLREQALPLAFRAEGAALSQLAVGQPVAVVLQSRSQVTGVPVPAASLTKNPANQTVVWIKTAPERFEARVVTVEPLDGATVAVTSGLKAGDRVATQGATLINQIR; encoded by the coding sequence ATGAAGACACGCTTTGTGATCTCAGCAGCAGGCGCCGCCTTCTCTGCGGCCTTGTTGACGTTCACGGTCCCGGTCTGGGCTTCGGGAGATCACGAAGGTGGTCACGGCGCTGCCGAGGCCGACCTTTCGGTCATTGGCAGTGGCCCGAAACGATTGCCCGACGGCAGCGTCTTCCTGCCCAAACCAGCTCAGCGCCAGATGGGCGTGCGCACGCTGGTTGGCGAGTCGAAGCAGTTGCCGCGGGCGACCGAGTTGTCTGGCAAGGTCGTCATGGACCCCAACGCCGGCGGCAAGGTGCAGGCCTTGGTGGCCGGCCGGCTGCAAGCCGGTCCGCGCGGGCTGCCATCGGTCGGGCAAGCCGTGCGCAAGGGAGAGGTGCTGGCCTATGTGCTGCCTTCCGTAGCGGCAATCGAACGCTCGAACCAGGCGGCTCAACTGGCCGAACTCGGCGCCGACCGGAGTCTGGCCAACAAGCGCCTGGCGCGTTTGAAGGAACTGGCCGATACCGTGCCGCGCAAGGAGATCGAAGCGGCAGAAAGTGAAGTGGCCAGCCTTGGTGCGCGCCTGGCAGCGGTGGGGGTCGGGCTGTCGGCGCGCGACACACTGGTGGCGCCGGTGTCGGGGGTCATTGCTTCGGCCAACGCCGTGGCAGGCCAGGTAGTCGATGCGCGTGAACTGCTGTTCGAGGTGATCGATCCCTCGCGTTTGCGCATCGAAGCGCTAGCCTTCGACGCCGCATTGGCTGCGGATGTGGGGGGCGCCTTTTTGACAGTGGGCGGCCAGAAGGTGCCGCTCGTCTTCGTGGGCGCGTCGCGCTCGCTGCGCGAGCAGGCGCTGCCGCTGGCCTTTCGGGCCGAAGGCGCGGCGCTCAGTCAGCTTGCCGTTGGCCAGCCGGTCGCCGTGGTGCTGCAAAGCCGCAGCCAGGTAACGGGCGTGCCGGTGCCTGCTGCATCGTTGACTAAGAATCCGGCCAACCAGACCGTTGTGTGGATCAAAACTGCGCCTGAACGTTTTGAGGCGCGCGTTGTCACAGTGGAGCCGCTCGATGGCGCGACGGTGGCAGTGACTTCAGGCCTGAAGGCCGGTGATCGTGTGGCCACACAAGGCGCCACGCTGATCAACCAAATCCGCTAA
- a CDS encoding efflux RND transporter permease subunit, whose amino-acid sequence MFKWLLDNSLANRLLVIIAALVLMGYGAFTLSRTPVDVFPDLNKPTVTVITEAGGMAAEEVEQLITFPLETAMNGLPGVETVRSASSAGLSFLYVTFNWNTEIFRARQMVGERLSSMEEGLPEGTVPNMGPISSIMGEIMQIAIPIDTAKISQMAVREYADWVLRPRLLAIAGVAQVVPIGGEVRQFQVQPNTVRMSELGITHEQLEGALKGYSSNTSGGFLELNGREYLIRNLGRTSSLDDLRNLALTARDGQPILMRQIADVTFAAAIKRGDAGFEGKPAVILSIQKQPAADTIALTRAIETALTEMQRSLPAGMDKPTVTFRQASFIESSITTLQGKLIAASGFVAVILFLFLGNVRTTVIALVAIPVSILITALVFRYFGMSINTMTLGGLAIAIGGLVDDAVVDIENVMRRLKEDRIKHPEHRLHPIEIVKSATMEVRSAILYATVIIVLVFVPLFALPGMEGRLFVPLGISFIVSTLASLVVSMTVTPVLNFYLLPRMKSLDHGDTRLLAWLKARYRIGLQSVLARPKAALSAAALAALVAAVAVPFFPTTFLPPFNEGTLLVGLRLNPGVTLAETTLLARQAEVLVKQVPEVTHVGRRSGRAELDEHAEGVHVSELDVGLKPSGEILRSMDEVSADIRSRLVNLPAAVSIGQPISHRIDHMLSGVRAQIAIKIFGEDLDTLRGQAEVLRAGLATVPGLADLDIEKQVLAPQIKVRIDYAAAARYGVPAPQILSTLQNLVEGEKIAQIVEGSRRFALVVRLPESARSVEGLGRIMIETPNGRIPLSKVASIEDSDGPNQISRDDGKRRIVLSANAQGRALSDVIADVRRVVAQTKLPEGYFVTLGGQFQAQEEASRLVGLLSIVSAVLMFVVLYSRYQSTRLALLIMANIPLALVGAVFGLWLSGQPLSVAALVGFITLAGISVRNGILKVSHYINLMRFEGENFDHKMIVRGSLERLSPVLMTALVTAFALAPLLFEAERPGTEILHPVAVVIFSGLISSTLLDTFLTPVMFWLFGRKDAERLLDDKNAGAF is encoded by the coding sequence ATGTTCAAGTGGTTACTCGACAATAGCCTTGCCAACCGGTTGCTGGTGATCATCGCCGCCCTGGTGCTGATGGGCTATGGCGCCTTTACGCTCTCACGCACTCCGGTCGATGTGTTTCCTGACCTCAACAAACCCACTGTCACCGTCATCACGGAAGCCGGCGGCATGGCGGCCGAAGAGGTGGAGCAGCTCATCACCTTTCCCCTGGAAACAGCCATGAACGGGCTGCCCGGCGTGGAGACGGTGCGTTCTGCATCCAGCGCCGGCCTGTCTTTCCTGTATGTAACCTTTAACTGGAACACCGAAATCTTTCGCGCCCGGCAGATGGTGGGAGAGCGCTTGTCCTCGATGGAAGAAGGGCTGCCCGAAGGCACGGTGCCGAACATGGGACCGATCAGCTCGATCATGGGTGAGATCATGCAGATCGCGATTCCCATCGACACGGCCAAGATCTCGCAAATGGCGGTGCGCGAATACGCCGACTGGGTGCTGCGCCCGCGGCTGCTGGCGATTGCGGGTGTCGCGCAGGTGGTGCCAATCGGTGGCGAGGTGCGCCAGTTCCAGGTCCAACCCAACACCGTGCGCATGTCCGAGCTGGGCATTACCCACGAACAGTTGGAAGGCGCGCTCAAGGGCTACTCCAGCAACACCTCGGGCGGCTTTCTCGAACTCAATGGGCGTGAATACTTGATTCGCAACCTGGGCCGCACTTCCAGTCTGGATGACCTGAGAAATCTGGCGCTTACCGCGCGTGATGGCCAACCGATCTTGATGCGGCAGATCGCTGACGTGACTTTTGCTGCAGCCATCAAGCGCGGTGACGCAGGTTTTGAGGGCAAGCCAGCAGTAATCCTGAGCATCCAGAAACAGCCTGCCGCCGACACCATAGCCTTGACCCGTGCCATTGAGACTGCGCTGACGGAGATGCAACGCTCGTTGCCGGCCGGCATGGACAAACCGACGGTGACGTTTCGGCAGGCCAGCTTCATCGAGTCGTCGATCACCACGCTGCAAGGCAAGCTGATCGCGGCCTCGGGCTTCGTAGCAGTCATCCTCTTCCTGTTTCTGGGCAATGTGCGCACCACCGTCATCGCGCTGGTGGCAATTCCGGTCTCAATCCTCATCACTGCCCTGGTGTTTCGCTACTTTGGCATGTCGATCAACACGATGACTCTGGGTGGACTGGCCATTGCGATCGGCGGGCTGGTCGATGACGCCGTGGTTGATATTGAAAATGTGATGCGCCGGCTCAAGGAAGACCGGATCAAGCACCCTGAACACCGGCTGCACCCGATTGAGATCGTAAAGAGCGCCACCATGGAAGTGCGCTCGGCCATCCTGTATGCCACGGTAATCATCGTGCTGGTGTTCGTGCCGCTGTTCGCGCTGCCGGGCATGGAGGGGCGACTGTTCGTGCCGCTGGGTATCTCGTTCATCGTCTCGACACTGGCCAGCCTCGTCGTGTCCATGACCGTGACGCCAGTGTTGAACTTTTACCTGCTGCCGCGCATGAAATCGCTGGACCACGGCGACACCAGGTTGCTGGCCTGGCTAAAGGCGCGCTACCGCATTGGCTTGCAAAGTGTGCTGGCGCGTCCGAAAGCCGCGCTGTCGGCCGCAGCACTGGCGGCATTGGTGGCAGCGGTGGCGGTGCCGTTTTTCCCGACCACTTTCCTGCCGCCATTTAACGAGGGCACGCTGCTGGTCGGCCTGCGCTTGAACCCGGGCGTGACCCTGGCCGAGACCACCTTACTGGCGCGCCAGGCCGAGGTGTTGGTCAAGCAAGTGCCCGAGGTCACGCACGTCGGGCGGCGCAGTGGTCGCGCCGAGTTGGACGAGCATGCAGAAGGGGTTCACGTCAGCGAACTGGACGTGGGTTTGAAGCCCTCCGGGGAAATCCTGCGTTCGATGGATGAAGTGTCGGCCGACATCCGCTCGCGTCTGGTCAACCTCCCAGCGGCCGTGTCCATTGGGCAGCCGATTTCGCACCGCATCGACCACATGCTGTCGGGTGTGCGCGCGCAGATCGCAATCAAGATTTTCGGCGAAGACCTGGACACCCTTCGCGGTCAGGCCGAAGTGTTGCGCGCCGGGCTGGCCACGGTCCCCGGCTTGGCCGATCTCGATATTGAAAAGCAGGTGCTGGCACCGCAGATCAAGGTGCGCATTGACTATGCCGCGGCGGCTCGCTACGGCGTGCCGGCCCCGCAAATACTGAGCACGCTGCAAAACCTGGTGGAAGGCGAGAAGATTGCCCAGATCGTTGAAGGCAGCCGGCGCTTCGCGCTCGTCGTACGGCTGCCGGAGTCGGCGCGCTCGGTGGAAGGGTTGGGGCGGATCATGATCGAGACACCGAACGGACGAATTCCTCTGTCCAAAGTGGCGAGCATCGAAGACAGCGACGGCCCGAATCAGATTAGCCGTGACGACGGCAAGCGCCGCATCGTGCTGTCGGCCAATGCGCAGGGGCGGGCTCTGTCGGATGTCATCGCAGACGTGCGCCGCGTCGTGGCTCAGACCAAGCTGCCCGAGGGGTACTTCGTCACCTTGGGCGGCCAGTTCCAGGCGCAGGAGGAGGCGTCACGGCTGGTAGGGCTGCTGTCGATTGTTTCGGCGGTGCTGATGTTCGTGGTGCTTTACAGCCGCTACCAGTCGACCCGACTGGCGCTGCTGATCATGGCAAACATTCCCCTGGCGCTGGTAGGTGCGGTGTTCGGGTTGTGGCTCTCCGGTCAACCGCTGTCGGTGGCGGCTTTGGTAGGTTTTATCACACTGGCCGGTATATCAGTGCGCAATGGCATCTTGAAGGTTAGCCACTACATCAACCTGATGCGATTTGAGGGTGAGAACTTCGATCACAAGATGATCGTGCGCGGCTCGCTTGAGCGTCTGAGTCCGGTGCTGATGACCGCGCTGGTGACGGCGTTTGCGCTGGCACCTCTGCTGTTTGAGGCCGAGCGGCCCGGCACTGAAATCCTGCATCCGGTGGCGGTGGTGATCTTCTCGGGCCTGATCAGCTCAACGCTGCTTGACACCTTTCTCACTCCGGTGATGTTCTGGCTGTTCGGACGCAAAGACGCTGAGCGACTGCTTGACGACAAGAACGCCGGCGCTTTCTGA
- a CDS encoding tyrosine-type recombinase/integrase, with translation MADATAVDPDAFFASWQAARLANKDLKPMGAAGLQQASLVWRHWLAFCTVHAIAWDAAQSADIALFCQSISPRSSLKKTSPVTRRRYWRVLRDLYDHALVGGLVAVNPAEGAQPPATERVPSLALSGPMWTALREGLYDGFPGGDDFKARRNRLALLLMMRAALTVREIISLTLDCTQPCADSPEAHAGPSPLYLLLVRKAGGGHERVLQLDPETSRALHAWLEVRPVGLPALHPGSRLVVGDRIGRSIAPNGLYNICQAHLARCLVEKGLLAEQVPHATLDPGALAHMGPNTLRNTCIAGWFNAGVPLQEIQRRCGFKDASVMSRLGAHLVSPFPL, from the coding sequence ATGGCTGATGCGACCGCTGTGGATCCCGACGCGTTCTTTGCATCCTGGCAGGCCGCCCGGCTGGCGAACAAGGATTTGAAACCCATGGGCGCGGCCGGGTTGCAGCAGGCCTCTCTGGTCTGGCGCCACTGGCTGGCGTTTTGCACGGTGCATGCCATTGCTTGGGACGCGGCGCAAAGCGCGGACATCGCCCTGTTCTGTCAAAGCATCAGCCCACGCTCGAGCCTCAAAAAAACCTCGCCCGTCACGCGGCGGCGCTACTGGCGCGTGCTGCGCGACTTGTACGACCATGCGCTGGTCGGTGGCCTGGTGGCTGTCAACCCGGCCGAGGGCGCCCAGCCGCCGGCCACCGAGCGCGTGCCCTCGCTGGCACTCTCAGGGCCCATGTGGACCGCGCTGCGCGAGGGCCTGTATGACGGCTTTCCCGGCGGCGACGACTTCAAGGCCAGGCGCAACCGATTGGCGCTGCTGCTCATGATGCGCGCCGCGCTCACCGTACGCGAAATCATCAGCTTGACGCTGGACTGCACTCAGCCCTGCGCGGACTCGCCCGAAGCGCACGCCGGGCCGTCGCCTCTGTACCTCCTCCTCGTGCGCAAGGCCGGCGGCGGGCACGAACGCGTGTTGCAACTCGACCCGGAGACCAGCCGGGCGCTGCATGCCTGGCTCGAGGTGCGCCCGGTGGGCCTTCCTGCCCTGCATCCGGGCAGTCGCCTGGTCGTGGGGGACCGCATCGGGCGCAGCATTGCACCCAATGGCCTGTACAACATCTGCCAGGCGCACCTGGCGCGCTGCCTGGTGGAAAAAGGCTTGCTGGCCGAGCAGGTGCCCCACGCCACGCTCGATCCGGGCGCGCTGGCCCACATGGGGCCCAACACGCTGCGCAACACCTGCATCGCTGGGTGGTTCAACGCCGGCGTGCCTTTGCAAGAGATCCAGCGGCGCTGCGGCTTCAAGGACGCCAGCGTCATGAGCCGCCTGGGCGCGCACCTGGTCAGTCCTTTTCCGCTCTGA
- a CDS encoding nucleotidyl transferase AbiEii/AbiGii toxin family protein produces MTHDIAASVRARLLNLAKAEGSEFNQVLVRYTLERLLYRLSQSAHADRFVLKGALLFTLWYDMAHRPTRDADLLGFGPSDLASIDQMFRDIAGVAVEDGIVFEPASVKVEDIRKESGYGGARVLITGELAKARCRAQVDIGFGDAVTPGPVQAVFPVLLADFPAPQLRTYPVYTVIAEKLHAIALLGMTNTRLKDYLDLSVLLEREALDPTILATAIAATFMRRGMAVPAQLPIGLSDEFANDATRQALWRAFLKKNALTITPLPDTVSALHAYLHPVIRQAALQQMDLSKTL; encoded by the coding sequence ATGACCCATGACATTGCCGCTTCCGTGCGCGCACGCCTGCTCAACCTGGCCAAGGCCGAAGGTTCTGAGTTCAACCAGGTGCTGGTTCGCTACACGCTCGAGCGCCTGCTGTACCGCCTGAGCCAGTCCGCGCACGCCGACCGCTTTGTGCTCAAGGGCGCGTTGCTGTTCACGCTGTGGTACGACATGGCGCACCGCCCGACCCGGGACGCCGACCTGCTGGGCTTTGGCCCAAGCGACCTGGCCTCTATCGACCAGATGTTTCGCGACATCGCTGGCGTTGCCGTCGAGGATGGCATCGTCTTTGAGCCGGCCAGCGTCAAGGTCGAGGACATCCGCAAGGAATCCGGTTACGGCGGCGCGCGGGTGCTGATCACGGGCGAGCTGGCAAAGGCACGCTGCCGGGCCCAAGTGGACATCGGCTTTGGCGACGCGGTCACGCCAGGGCCGGTGCAGGCGGTGTTTCCCGTGTTGCTGGCAGATTTTCCCGCACCACAGCTCAGAACCTACCCGGTGTACACAGTCATTGCCGAAAAGCTCCACGCTATCGCGCTGCTGGGCATGACCAACACCCGGTTGAAGGACTACCTGGATTTGTCGGTCCTGCTGGAGCGAGAGGCGCTGGACCCGACGATCTTGGCGACAGCGATCGCTGCCACGTTCATGCGCCGGGGCATGGCGGTGCCGGCGCAACTGCCCATCGGGCTGAGCGATGAGTTTGCCAACGATGCGACGCGCCAGGCGCTGTGGCGTGCCTTTCTCAAGAAGAACGCGCTGACCATCACGCCGCTGCCGGACACGGTATCGGCTCTGCACGCTTACCTTCATCCGGTGATCAGACAAGCTGCGCTGCAGCAAATGGATTTGTCGAAGACACTTTAA
- a CDS encoding H-NS histone family protein codes for MNELVKLRQQIAEMEKQAADLQKKNRPAVLAELREQMAAYGITAEELSRPAAKATKPKATLAKPAASPAKGKKPVVHSPAKYRGPQGQEWSGRGTAPKWLNDLLAGGKTREDFLIRQDTAA; via the coding sequence ATGAATGAACTCGTCAAGCTCCGCCAGCAAATCGCCGAGATGGAAAAGCAGGCCGCGGATCTCCAGAAAAAGAACCGGCCCGCCGTGCTTGCCGAACTGCGCGAACAGATGGCCGCCTACGGCATCACGGCCGAAGAGTTGAGCCGTCCGGCGGCCAAAGCCACCAAGCCCAAGGCGACGCTGGCCAAGCCTGCGGCGAGCCCGGCCAAGGGCAAGAAGCCCGTAGTGCATTCGCCCGCGAAATACCGCGGTCCCCAAGGCCAGGAGTGGAGCGGCCGGGGAACGGCGCCCAAGTGGCTCAATGATTTGCTGGCGGGCGGCAAAACCCGGGAAGATTTCCTGATCCGACAGGACACGGCTGCGTAG
- a CDS encoding type IV toxin-antitoxin system AbiEi family antitoxin domain-containing protein, giving the protein MPQPTQTQRVLELARQHGLLRSRDLQAVGAPRVMLTRLMASGQLEKVGRGLYRLPQTQMSEDESLAAIAIKVPQAVFCLLTALQFHGLTTQLPRQVWLAMPRGSHAPRIDYPPIRMVQYSGQSYSQGIEVFERDRVLLRVYSVAKTVVDCFKHRSAIGLDVALEALREARASQRARADELWRFAKICRVANVMRPYLEAIG; this is encoded by the coding sequence ATGCCGCAGCCCACGCAGACCCAGCGCGTTCTAGAACTGGCCCGCCAGCACGGCCTGCTGCGCTCGCGTGACCTTCAAGCGGTGGGCGCGCCCCGGGTGATGCTGACCCGCTTGATGGCCAGCGGCCAGCTGGAAAAAGTGGGCCGCGGCCTGTACCGCCTGCCCCAAACACAGATGTCGGAGGACGAAAGCCTGGCTGCCATTGCGATCAAGGTGCCGCAGGCCGTATTTTGCCTGCTCACGGCGCTGCAGTTTCACGGCCTGACCACGCAGCTGCCGCGCCAGGTCTGGCTGGCCATGCCGCGTGGCAGCCATGCGCCGCGCATCGACTATCCGCCCATCCGGATGGTGCAGTATTCGGGTCAATCGTATTCCCAAGGCATCGAGGTGTTCGAGCGCGACCGGGTGCTGCTGCGGGTCTACAGCGTGGCCAAGACGGTGGTCGATTGCTTCAAGCACCGCAGCGCCATTGGCCTGGACGTGGCGCTCGAAGCGCTCAGAGAAGCAAGAGCCAGCCAACGGGCCCGCGCCGACGAGCTCTGGCGCTTTGCCAAGATTTGCCGCGTTGCCAATGTGATGCGTCCCTACCTGGAGGCGATTGGCTGA
- a CDS encoding RNA recognition motif domain-containing protein encodes MGNKLYVGNLPYTVRDEDLQQSFGQFGTVTSAKVMMERDTGRSKGFGFVEMANDAQAQAAINGMNGQPLGGRSITVNEARPMEARPPRTGGFGGGGGGDRSGGGGYGGGDRSGGGGGYGGGRSGGGGYGGGDRSGGGGYGGGGGRGGY; translated from the coding sequence ATGGGCAACAAACTATACGTCGGCAACCTGCCTTACACGGTACGTGACGAAGACTTGCAGCAATCGTTTGGTCAATTCGGCACGGTCACCAGCGCCAAAGTCATGATGGAGCGCGACACGGGTCGCTCCAAAGGCTTTGGCTTTGTTGAGATGGCCAACGACGCCCAAGCGCAAGCGGCCATCAACGGCATGAACGGTCAGCCTCTGGGCGGGCGCAGCATTACCGTGAACGAAGCCCGTCCAATGGAAGCACGTCCTCCACGCACCGGCGGCTTCGGCGGTGGCGGCGGTGGCGATCGTTCTGGCGGAGGCGGTTATGGTGGCGGTGATCGCTCTGGCGGTGGCGGCGGCTATGGCGGCGGCCGTTCGGGTGGGGGCGGCTACGGCGGTGGAGATCGTTCTGGCGGCGGTGGCTACGGTGGTGGTGGTGGTCGCGGCGGCTACTAA